The genomic region TTGGGGCAATAGATTGTCGTTCCGGTTCACCCCCACGTGCGTGGGGACAATACTGAGATTATCCCCCGTACACCCGCGCCCGGGAGCGGGCGGCGTTGATCAATACTCCCACGTTGACATCCAGATAATCATAGACCCGGGCCTTGTCTTTGCCCGGCGCCGGTCGTAAAATCCGCCCCAGGTATTGCAGCACCCGGCCGCTGAACCGGATAGGCGTGGCCAGAAACAGGG from Deltaproteobacteria bacterium harbors:
- a CDS encoding ATP-dependent helicase, whose translation is LFLATPIRFSGRVLQYLGRILRPAPGKDKARVYDYLDVNVGVLINAARSRARVYGG